From one Planktothrix agardhii NIES-204 genomic stretch:
- the pex gene encoding Pex protein, with translation MTFEQIYQFFQEPPPIYLNKELAVCYILSVFLQRDSYGTELIEQLEQEYSNYRLSDTVLYSALKFLEKQGTITGYWQKVEGRGRPRRMYQILPEHQPQAQELAGLWYEYTSSQGKLQINE, from the coding sequence ATGACCTTTGAACAAATCTATCAATTTTTCCAAGAACCGCCACCTATCTATCTTAATAAAGAACTGGCGGTTTGCTATATTTTATCTGTATTTCTCCAAAGGGACTCCTATGGAACTGAACTAATTGAACAACTGGAGCAGGAATATTCTAACTATAGATTATCCGATACTGTTCTTTACAGCGCCCTCAAGTTTTTGGAAAAACAAGGAACAATTACGGGATACTGGCAAAAGGTTGAAGGTCGGGGACGACCTCGCCGGATGTATCAAATTCTGCCGGAACATCAACCCCAAGCCCAAGAATTAGCCGGACTTTGGTACGAATACACTTCTAGCCAAGGTAAACTACAAATCAATGAATAA
- a CDS encoding peptidase S1 and S6, chymotrypsin/Hap, with protein sequence MSTYFSVIAPQPRIAVPTSDPYNPDYIVQPGTGLDGVVKIQDIHGRSCTGSLLITGNHILTAAHCVTDKLGQPDYSSPSEYTVYFNLPSGQIAIPVSQIYIYPDWNHDFNFNNDIAILELAKPAPQEANRYEIYTRFDEVGQVMQKVGYGVPATGNSGQNSYSDPVPTKRIGKNRYDALGELFNSTPYHYNNQPGKQLVYDFDNGLAQNDAFGKEFGINDLGLGAEEINISPGDSGGPGFIDGKIASLTSTGFTPAMSGIDVTNKLDESFGEYASDIRVSVYADWINQIINPFPYNGNDNIIGTINNDFLYGYQGDDTIKGLEGDDNIFGGKGSDDLYGDEGNDTLYGNLGFDIIWGGLGNDFLAGGQDYDYLYGEAGNDTLTGDLGTDYLTGGTGSDLFILSLVTSGSDELLADSIMDFEPGIDKIGLTQGLTEANLILEPSTSSSSDTVIRVVGSNQVLGTVYDISPQQLRGYFISV encoded by the coding sequence TGTCAACTTATTTTTCTGTAATTGCGCCTCAACCTCGAATTGCTGTTCCCACTTCCGATCCTTATAATCCAGATTATATTGTACAACCCGGGACGGGTTTAGATGGTGTTGTTAAGATTCAAGATATTCATGGTAGAAGTTGTACAGGCTCATTATTAATTACGGGTAATCATATTTTAACCGCCGCCCATTGTGTCACCGATAAATTGGGGCAACCAGATTATTCTTCCCCCTCAGAATATACCGTTTATTTTAACTTACCATCGGGTCAAATAGCAATTCCGGTTTCTCAAATTTATATTTATCCCGATTGGAATCATGATTTTAATTTTAACAATGATATTGCTATTTTAGAACTGGCTAAACCCGCACCCCAAGAGGCAAATCGCTATGAGATTTATACCAGGTTTGATGAGGTGGGTCAAGTGATGCAAAAAGTAGGTTATGGTGTTCCTGCGACGGGTAATTCAGGACAAAATAGCTATTCTGATCCGGTTCCAACTAAGCGTATAGGAAAAAATCGTTATGATGCTTTGGGGGAGTTATTTAATAGCACTCCTTACCATTATAATAATCAACCTGGCAAACAATTAGTTTATGATTTTGATAATGGTTTAGCCCAAAATGATGCCTTTGGAAAAGAATTTGGGATTAATGATTTAGGATTGGGAGCCGAAGAAATTAATATTAGTCCTGGAGATTCGGGAGGCCCAGGTTTTATTGATGGCAAAATTGCTAGTCTAACCTCCACGGGTTTTACCCCAGCGATGTCGGGTATTGATGTTACCAATAAATTAGATGAGAGCTTTGGGGAATATGCTTCCGATATCCGAGTTTCGGTTTATGCAGATTGGATTAATCAAATTATTAATCCTTTTCCCTATAATGGAAATGATAATATTATTGGCACAATTAATAACGATTTTCTCTATGGATATCAAGGGGATGATACAATTAAAGGTTTAGAGGGAGATGATAATATTTTTGGGGGAAAAGGTTCTGATGATCTCTATGGAGATGAAGGTAATGATACCCTCTATGGAAATTTAGGATTTGATATTATTTGGGGTGGATTAGGGAATGATTTTTTAGCTGGAGGTCAGGATTATGATTATCTATATGGAGAAGCCGGAAATGATACCTTAACGGGAGATTTAGGAACTGATTATTTAACCGGAGGAACAGGATCGGATCTATTTATTCTTTCCTTAGTAACCTCTGGTTCGGATGAACTTTTAGCAGATTCTATCATGGATTTTGAACCCGGTATTGATAAAATTGGTTTAACCCAAGGCTTGACCGAAGCAAATTTAATCTTGGAACCTTCAACCAGTTCCTCCTCTGACACAGTAATTCGTGTTGTGGGGTCAAATCAAGTTCTCGGAACAGTTTATGATATTTCCCCTCAACAACTTCGAGGTTATTTTATTTCCGTTTAA
- a CDS encoding auxin efflux carrier yields the protein MSNSISQLLTLYQWLVGGILIGWILGRKLPEIVPYYLGKILYWGVVPIAIIAFLRKADLSGSIWIAPLVAWAAIFLGAGLAGIGLYWQSRTPKWDILPQSLPGQGSFLLAAMVGNTGYIGFPVSLALVGPKYFGWAIFYDGLGTVIGAYGLGVALAARFGMGRQDPWQLVGVSLTNPALISMVIGLMVRNIPLPNPMEQGLRGIAWGSVALTLVLMGMRLSQLNSWHHFRPASVSLAIKMLIVPLVLGYGLTLLGLKGSPLLVLVLQMATPPAFATLVLAEAFNLDRELAVTNLAMGSTLLLLTLPLWLFLFGS from the coding sequence ATGTCTAATTCTATAAGTCAACTTTTAACGCTTTATCAATGGCTGGTTGGGGGCATTTTAATCGGATGGATTTTGGGTCGAAAATTACCCGAAATTGTTCCCTATTATTTAGGTAAAATTTTATATTGGGGTGTGGTTCCGATTGCCATTATTGCCTTTTTAAGAAAAGCTGATTTATCGGGTTCAATTTGGATTGCTCCCTTAGTGGCTTGGGCTGCTATTTTCCTCGGTGCGGGGTTAGCTGGGATAGGGTTATACTGGCAAAGCCGGACTCCAAAATGGGATATTTTACCCCAATCTCTCCCCGGTCAAGGGAGTTTTTTATTGGCGGCTATGGTGGGAAATACGGGATATATTGGTTTCCCTGTAAGTTTAGCATTAGTCGGCCCGAAATATTTTGGTTGGGCTATATTTTATGATGGCTTGGGAACGGTGATTGGAGCCTATGGGTTGGGGGTGGCTTTAGCTGCTAGGTTTGGTATGGGAAGACAAGATCCTTGGCAATTAGTTGGGGTGTCATTAACTAATCCGGCTTTAATTAGTATGGTAATTGGTTTAATGGTGCGGAATATTCCTTTACCAAATCCGATGGAACAGGGTTTACGCGGCATTGCTTGGGGAAGTGTAGCCTTAACTTTAGTGTTAATGGGAATGCGTTTAAGTCAGCTTAATTCTTGGCATCATTTCCGACCTGCTTCTGTGAGTTTAGCGATTAAAATGTTAATTGTGCCTTTAGTTTTAGGTTATGGATTAACACTATTAGGATTAAAAGGATCTCCTTTATTAGTTTTGGTCTTACAAATGGCAACTCCTCCGGCTTTTGCAACTTTGGTATTAGCCGAAGCCTTTAATTTAGATCGAGAATTAGCCGTTACTAATTTAGCAATGGGTTCTACGCTATTATTATTAACTTTACCTCTATGGTTGTTTTTATTTGGCTCATAA
- a CDS encoding two-component sensor histidine kinase, producing the protein MLTASAEFVQLCRTQLSLTASLGASLSVVYLAEAWVDEEHKKLIPIATYPETSPDDLDIPGLMGLPETLTPISPMLLTTEVTGKTKVLMPAVEMDDFSETEVEAEAPWQQRSQKVLALIQEDVVLGFLVTGRNDRPWSPEEYAQLQAIAHTLALGCILDQRAQWFQQQIDRQQQLQGQQADTLHNIFHQLKSPLTAVRTFGKLLLKRLLPEDKNYPIANSILRESDRIQELLAQADQTLEQTQSFLSLPLTVEVATSTAETSLFSNSVLPLLPACDQLEPLLLSEVLSPLIVSSEAIAQERQLELEVDIPENLPPIKGNAKALREVLSNLLDNALKYTPAGGKLYIRVQLASPSPVGGKTLNSQVGIGISDTGPGIPPEDLEHLFERHYRGVQVNSEIPGTGLGLAIAKAFVQQMQGEIQVFSPVHPAWVSEDRACTDNTSPGTTFIVWVRVAIPDQELNLI; encoded by the coding sequence ATGCTCACAGCCAGTGCTGAATTTGTCCAACTGTGCCGCACCCAACTGTCGTTAACCGCGAGTTTGGGCGCTTCCTTGAGTGTAGTCTATTTAGCTGAGGCGTGGGTAGATGAAGAACATAAAAAATTGATTCCCATTGCCACCTATCCTGAAACATCCCCGGATGATTTGGATATTCCGGGTTTGATGGGTCTGCCCGAAACCTTAACCCCTATTTCACCCATGCTATTAACCACGGAAGTCACCGGGAAAACAAAAGTCTTAATGCCTGCGGTGGAAATGGATGATTTTTCGGAAACAGAAGTGGAAGCAGAAGCTCCTTGGCAACAACGGAGTCAAAAGGTTTTAGCATTAATTCAAGAGGATGTGGTTTTGGGATTTTTGGTGACTGGACGCAATGACCGACCCTGGAGCCCGGAGGAATATGCTCAACTCCAAGCGATTGCCCATACCTTAGCCCTTGGCTGTATTTTAGATCAACGCGCCCAATGGTTCCAGCAACAAATAGACCGACAACAACAACTGCAAGGGCAGCAAGCCGATACACTGCATAATATATTCCATCAACTTAAAAGCCCTTTAACGGCTGTTCGTACCTTTGGTAAATTATTATTAAAGCGACTATTACCCGAAGATAAAAATTATCCTATTGCTAATAGTATTTTAAGGGAGAGCGATCGGATTCAAGAATTATTAGCACAGGCGGATCAAACCTTAGAACAGACCCAAAGCTTCTTGAGTTTGCCTCTAACGGTGGAAGTTGCCACATCCACGGCCGAAACTTCCCTATTCTCGAATTCAGTCTTACCCTTGTTACCTGCTTGTGATCAACTTGAACCCCTATTATTGTCGGAGGTATTATCCCCTTTAATTGTATCGTCTGAGGCGATCGCCCAGGAACGACAATTGGAACTTGAAGTTGACATACCTGAAAACCTGCCCCCCATAAAAGGGAATGCTAAAGCTCTGCGGGAAGTTCTGAGTAATCTTCTCGATAATGCCTTAAAATATACTCCTGCTGGGGGAAAACTCTATATTCGAGTTCAACTGGCTTCTCCTTCCCCAGTCGGAGGAAAAACCCTAAACTCTCAAGTGGGTATTGGTATTAGTGATACTGGCCCAGGAATTCCCCCAGAAGATTTGGAGCATCTGTTTGAACGTCACTATCGCGGTGTTCAGGTTAATTCTGAAATTCCGGGGACGGGTTTGGGGTTAGCGATCGCTAAAGCCTTTGTACAACAGATGCAAGGAGAAATTCAAGTCTTCTCTCCTGTCCATCCGGCTTGGGTATCCGAGGATAGGGCTTGTACTGATAATACTTCGCCTGGAACGACATTTATAGTTTGGGTGCGGGTGGCAATCCCGGATCAAGAATTGAACTTAATTTGA
- a CDS encoding putative carboxypeptidase gives MKNSSLPKQAQTLADGVTEDIPEAIRDIPSLPVVSSGSSGKPGLFWKMLGLAVVAFCTALVMNYQFGILAPRSDIPVAQTPISVVTPSPSASLSSTPPPTSSPTPTPTLTLPETLLGHLPYQEAPESELKSITADGGHRLRKAAAKAYQEMEQDARASGVSLVPISTFRSVKDQETIFFEIKAQRGQMATKRAEVSAPPGYSEHHTGYAIDIGDGGRPSTDLNVSFEETPAFQWLKDHAAFHSFELSFPKDNPQGVSYEPWHWRFVGDRDSLETFYKARNRKEN, from the coding sequence TTGAAGAATTCTAGTCTGCCGAAACAGGCCCAAACCTTAGCCGATGGCGTAACAGAAGATATTCCAGAGGCGATACGAGATATTCCCTCGCTTCCGGTGGTTTCCTCTGGCTCCTCTGGGAAGCCGGGGCTATTCTGGAAAATGCTAGGGTTAGCCGTGGTAGCCTTCTGTACCGCCTTAGTTATGAATTATCAATTTGGAATTCTGGCTCCTCGGTCTGATATTCCCGTAGCCCAAACCCCAATTTCTGTGGTTACGCCCTCACCTTCTGCGTCTTTGTCTTCAACTCCCCCGCCAACGAGTTCCCCAACCCCAACCCCAACTCTGACCCTTCCCGAGACTTTATTGGGTCATCTCCCCTATCAAGAAGCCCCGGAATCAGAGTTAAAAAGTATTACGGCCGATGGGGGGCATCGGTTACGCAAAGCTGCCGCCAAAGCCTATCAAGAAATGGAACAGGATGCCAGAGCTAGTGGGGTCAGTTTAGTTCCGATTTCAACCTTTCGCAGTGTTAAAGACCAGGAAACGATCTTTTTTGAAATCAAAGCCCAACGGGGACAAATGGCAACTAAACGGGCAGAGGTCAGTGCTCCTCCGGGTTATAGTGAACATCATACGGGTTATGCCATTGATATTGGAGATGGGGGCAGACCCTCTACGGATTTGAATGTCAGTTTTGAAGAAACCCCGGCGTTTCAATGGTTAAAAGATCATGCCGCTTTTCATAGTTTTGAGTTATCCTTTCCTAAAGACAATCCCCAAGGAGTGAGTTATGAACCTTGGCATTGGCGTTTTGTGGGCGATCGCGATAGTTTGGAAACTTTTTACAAAGCCAGAAACCGGAAGGAAAATTGA